The sequence GGAATATTTGGCCATCCGATTGACTTCCTTATGACAATCGCTTTCTTGACCCTATCATAACCGACGGAAGACGATATGGCTGATAGCGAAGGCTCACTAACGCAAGAGATGGATAACTTTGAGGCCGATGCATCGCACGTTGCTTCAAAAGAGCTACATAAGCTTATTGATGGTGAGCATCAGGTCGGTGATTTGTTGCAGATAGATTACGACGAAGCCGAGGTTATGGTCCATGATCATTTTCGGCAGAGAGTAGGTGGTCTTCCGCTTGGCTGCTTCCTCCTTGCTACCAGGCTGAAGCCGGAACAAGTCGTGGATTGTACACAAGAAGACACGTCCCTCATCCTGCTTCGTGTTGTCGGAAAAAGCCGACTCCCAAACGCTACAGAAACTGATTTTAATCGCTTTCATGCAGGTCAAAGAGCGTCGTCTGATGCTGAGAACTGGGACGAAATTAACAAAACCGACCAGTTCACCTTGCATCAACTGCGCTATTCCGGCGTCCGATGCCGCGTGCTGGGTACGTTTCGTATGCGCGAAGCCGCAAGAGGGAATTGGCAGCTAAGCTTCGGCTCCGACATCTCGAACTTTTATTCTGGCCGAGGTATGAAAGTGTACAAGCCGCTCGGCTCAGGCCTCATGTCAATTGTGAATTTTGCCACTAATGCCACGGACGAAAGTCATTCCTTGCATGGTATGCGAGCAAAGGTCGGACGGGTTCGTTATGCCTCGTCCGAGAGGATTGTCGACGAGGACGGAGATGCTGTCGCTGTCGTTCTCGACCCAACAGATCTGATTGCACGCAGAACCGCACTGTTCGGTATGTCGAGGACTGGTAAATCGAACACAACTAAAATGATTGCGTCATCGATTTTTCGCTTGCGTACGCATGGGACGGACGGGCGTATAGGCCAGCTCATTCTCGACGTTAACGGAGAGTATGCGAATGAAAACGTTCAAGACAAAACATCTCTTAAGAATATCGCTCTTGCCACCGAGGGTGCGGAGCAAGGCGATGTCGTAACGTATGGCCTATCGAAGCATCCAAACGATCCTGATCGGAAGATCGTCAAAATCAACTATTATGGCGGCGATCCGACAAGCCTTTGGCATGACAGAGATGATGTGGAGGACGCGATGCACTCTCTGCTGGTCGGAAAAATCGAGGTCGACACACTACTCCAAGGGGAAACCGTAAAGTACATCAAAAACTTTCGAGATACATCCTTAGAGGTAAATGCCGCTTACGATAAAAGCGAAGCAACTCGATACAGACGGGCGATTTTCGCCTACCGTGCTGCGCTTCATGCCGCCGGTTTTGAGGCGCCATCGACACAAGCGTGGTACATTAAGAGCCTCTTCGGCAAGGCCTTGCGTGATGCGATGACGGCCGACCAGAACGAGACAGATTATGTTCGGGCAGGCACTTTGATGGGCAAGCCAAGTGTAACTGGCGATGAGGCTGTGGAACTCTGCCAAGCCCTTCGAAAATTTATGCAGGACAAGGACTCCGAATACCGCGATTTCAACCGGCAATATGCTGAAGATCATGATGGCAGAAGCTGGCACGATCCGAGACTGGACGGTTTGCTTGCAATTTTTGATTACGCGAACGGTGTTCGCTCCTTTAGGTCACTCACCAATCAGCATGATCCGGCCGCTGTCGATGACTATGCTGAAGAGATATCAGACGACTTGCTAGCTGGAAGATTGGTCATTTACGACCAATCTCTCGGTGATGCTGACCAAAACCGGCGAGCGGCGGATCGCATCATGGCCACGCTGTTTGAACGTCAAAAAGTGGCTTTCGTTAATCCAAAAAAGGATGACTATGAAGAGCTAATCCCGCCAGATGACGTAATTGTCTATGCTGAGGAGGCGCATAACCTACTCCCTGCCGGAAACAATGCTGATGTCAAAAACATTTGGTCGCGCGCGGCAAAGGAGGGTTCAAAATATAGAATTGGCCTAGTTTACGCGACTCAAGAGCCGTCAACGATCCAGTCAAATATTTTGAAAAATACTGATAATTGGTTCGTGGCCCATCTCAATAACAGCGATGAGACTCGCGAGCTGCGAAAGTACTACGATTTTGCGGATTTTGAGACCGCGATTTTGAGAGTGCCTGATCCCGGGTTCATTCGCATGAGGACCCTGAGCAATCCATATATTGTGCCGATCCAAGTCGACAAGTTCCGGGTCGACTGATGCCTTACGAGAATGAATTCGCGACTGGAGACAGCCTGCTCAAGCTTCAGAAAAGCAAATCGCTTTCTGAGTTCGAGGGTGTCATTCGTGAGCTGGGAGATGATTATGAGCCGGACCCCGCTCCGGTCAAAACAGTTAGTGAGAGTGAATGGCTGCCCAAACGGGTAATCGCAATAGACGGTAGCAATATTTCGCATCGAGTGCGGAACGGTTTTCCAGGAGCGGAGGCTAGTATCGTGATGATGTCGGTAGTCTTTATCGATATCACCAAGCTTGCGGCAATTGGACCCGACGAAATTCCGTCTCCAAAGCTCTTCAATGAAATGGATTCAGCGCATACGCTTGATGAGGTCTTGCCCGGCGCGAATATAGTCCGAGCCGACCTCGCAGATGACACTCCGACAGCTTTTTTTCGGAGCAAGGTTTTTGACGCGCTATCCGGAAGGCTCGATCCGGCACACGAAACCTTGCTAGAGACCTTGCGAGCGATCTCCGACAAAAAGGCTGATATCATTTGCCCGATTGAGGACTGCCAAAATGCCTTTCACCTCTCTGAGGGGTGCTATGACTGCAAATGCGACCAGAAAGCCACGCTATTCGAAACAGACTCGTTTCGTTTTCACGAGAGGTTCAACGAACTTGGCTCGAACGGTGAGGTTCATGGCGAGGTCCGGCATGTTCTGGAGGTTCTTTCTCTAGTAAATATTCTTCGATTTTTCTCCCATCAAGATCGCCTTCATTACCTAAGAGATTGTGCTTTCGTACTTGACGGTCCGTTGGCAGTATTTGGTCAACCAGCCGCAATTGCTCCATATGTTCGTAGGGAAATTATGCGCATCAGTGACATTTGTCGACGGGAGTTCGGCAAGGACTTGCTGATCATAGGGGTGGAGAAGTCCGGCCAGTATGTAAGTCATTTCGAACAGCTGGACTGGTCAGATGAAATTTCAGGAGAAAAGTTTGCACCCCGCACTGTCCTGATTCCGGATGCTCGTTACGTAAACAGAAACATCGTATTCAGACCAGAAGATGCCAAGCCATCAGGTGCGGACACCTATTTTGGTCGAAAGGTTCTGTACAAAACCCGCAGCGGCT comes from Alteripontixanthobacter sp. and encodes:
- a CDS encoding DUF87 domain-containing protein, which gives rise to MADSEGSLTQEMDNFEADASHVASKELHKLIDGEHQVGDLLQIDYDEAEVMVHDHFRQRVGGLPLGCFLLATRLKPEQVVDCTQEDTSLILLRVVGKSRLPNATETDFNRFHAGQRASSDAENWDEINKTDQFTLHQLRYSGVRCRVLGTFRMREAARGNWQLSFGSDISNFYSGRGMKVYKPLGSGLMSIVNFATNATDESHSLHGMRAKVGRVRYASSERIVDEDGDAVAVVLDPTDLIARRTALFGMSRTGKSNTTKMIASSIFRLRTHGTDGRIGQLILDVNGEYANENVQDKTSLKNIALATEGAEQGDVVTYGLSKHPNDPDRKIVKINYYGGDPTSLWHDRDDVEDAMHSLLVGKIEVDTLLQGETVKYIKNFRDTSLEVNAAYDKSEATRYRRAIFAYRAALHAAGFEAPSTQAWYIKSLFGKALRDAMTADQNETDYVRAGTLMGKPSVTGDEAVELCQALRKFMQDKDSEYRDFNRQYAEDHDGRSWHDPRLDGLLAIFDYANGVRSFRSLTNQHDPAAVDDYAEEISDDLLAGRLVIYDQSLGDADQNRRAADRIMATLFERQKVAFVNPKKDDYEELIPPDDVIVYAEEAHNLLPAGNNADVKNIWSRAAKEGSKYRIGLVYATQEPSTIQSNILKNTDNWFVAHLNNSDETRELRKYYDFADFETAILRVPDPGFIRMRTLSNPYIVPIQVDKFRVD